One genomic region from Prevotella sp. Rep29 encodes:
- a CDS encoding AAA family ATPase: MVILITGASHTGKTILAQRLLEKYKYPYLSIDHLKMGLIRSGMTALTPEDDDALTDELWPIVREMVKTAIENHQNLIVEGCYIPSCWRNDFSEQYLHSIRFICLAMSDAYIEAHIDEIRNHASTIEKRLYDTDNTIESLKFDNRYYIDAFTRSGEQITMIDTDYWQSLEELLEQ, encoded by the coding sequence ATGGTTATTCTAATAACAGGTGCTTCACATACAGGCAAAACGATTTTGGCACAACGGTTGCTTGAGAAATACAAGTATCCATATTTGTCTATAGACCATTTGAAAATGGGCTTGATTCGTAGTGGCATGACTGCTCTCACTCCTGAAGACGATGATGCCCTCACGGATGAGCTTTGGCCTATTGTGCGTGAAATGGTGAAGACAGCCATTGAGAATCATCAGAATCTCATTGTTGAGGGCTGTTATATCCCTTCTTGTTGGCGCAATGATTTCAGTGAGCAATACTTGCATTCAATTAGGTTTATTTGCCTTGCAATGTCGGATGCTTACATTGAAGCCCATATTGATGAGATAAGGAATCACGCCTCTACCATAGAAAAGAGGTTGTACGACACAGACAATACCATAGAGTCTTTGAAGTTCGACAATCGATACTACATTGATGCTTTTACTCGAAGTGGTGAGCAGATTACAATGATTGATACAGATTATTGGCAGTCTTTAGAAGAACTCTTAGAACAGTAA
- a CDS encoding DUF4932 domain-containing protein — MRFYKQIKHFLLLLTMLSAVGYADAQIKVETSETVELMSIISRTAGFREYCMDNGGQYTSDTETWFSTYRQHPAVAYIKELRNNYGISYDAVMSMAVHLDTDGHKVSFTGEKSDLEKRWQKVEIDTFLVRLNQFYSDTRFHEFYKQHQTFYESVLQAYEKNVMKYFHQDWYPQFYGTEPTEQFRVIIGFTNGGGNYGTNRQMTGQPKEIFAICGYYTDETMSSPFENGMDYASTLIHEFNHSFVNALYDANSDLLDDIGKTLLGRHYRGMSSQAYGNAATVINESVVRAAVIIYMQENGFTYDQVKKEMCAQVERDFLWMPELVTTLRYYSKHRNRYKTLCDYYPEIAKCLEKYLEEEMKRIEKSL; from the coding sequence ATGAGATTTTATAAACAGATAAAACATTTCCTACTCCTGCTAACAATGCTGTCAGCAGTGGGTTATGCAGATGCACAGATTAAAGTTGAAACATCAGAGACAGTAGAATTGATGTCGATTATTTCCCGCACGGCCGGTTTTCGTGAGTATTGCATGGATAATGGCGGGCAATACACAAGCGACACGGAGACATGGTTTTCCACCTATAGACAGCACCCGGCCGTCGCATATATCAAAGAACTGCGGAATAATTACGGCATATCCTACGATGCCGTAATGTCGATGGCCGTCCATCTCGACACTGACGGGCATAAGGTGTCATTCACAGGAGAAAAGAGTGACCTCGAAAAGCGTTGGCAGAAGGTAGAAATTGATACATTCCTCGTCCGGCTCAATCAGTTCTATTCCGATACCCGCTTCCACGAATTCTACAAGCAGCACCAGACTTTCTACGAGTCCGTACTTCAGGCATACGAGAAGAACGTGATGAAGTATTTTCACCAAGATTGGTACCCCCAGTTCTATGGAACGGAACCGACAGAGCAGTTCCGTGTCATCATTGGTTTTACCAATGGGGGTGGAAACTATGGCACGAACAGGCAAATGACAGGCCAACCCAAAGAAATATTTGCCATCTGCGGTTACTACACTGACGAGACTATGAGCAGTCCGTTTGAAAATGGAATGGACTATGCCTCGACACTTATTCATGAATTCAACCATTCATTTGTCAATGCCTTGTACGATGCAAATTCTGATCTTCTCGATGACATTGGAAAGACTCTGTTAGGGCGACACTATCGAGGTATGAGCAGCCAAGCCTACGGAAACGCCGCCACGGTCATCAACGAGAGCGTCGTCCGTGCAGCAGTCATCATCTATATGCAGGAGAACGGCTTCACTTATGACCAGGTAAAAAAAGAAATGTGCGCTCAAGTAGAGAGAGACTTCCTCTGGATGCCAGAACTAGTTACCACCCTACGTTATTACTCCAAGCATCGAAATCGTTACAAAACTTTGTGCGACTATTACCCCGAAATAGCCAAGTGTCTGGAGAAATATCTGGAAGAAGAAATGAAAAGAATAGAAAAATCATTATAA
- a CDS encoding DUF1349 domain-containing protein — MKKQLFSFLCAGLMLTACGQQNKQVTTMDFVDNVKVALSDSGHINLDSLQWTREPAACEIKNDTIRITTAPKTDLWQRTYYHFQNDNAPVLQMKTREKFFSFVVKTDFTESHHRFDQCGIVMYLDSENWLKGSVEYENEEFQHLGSVATNNGYSDWATTAIPADVKTMWYRFSRREDDYCIECSADGEKFSQMRICHMYAGADEISFGIYACSPEESSFTAVFSDMKITECAWKAHDGQQPDKK, encoded by the coding sequence ATGAAAAAGCAACTATTCTCATTTCTCTGCGCTGGTCTCATGCTCACGGCATGCGGACAGCAGAACAAACAAGTAACGACTATGGATTTCGTAGACAACGTAAAGGTGGCACTCTCTGACAGCGGCCACATCAATCTGGACAGCCTCCAGTGGACGCGGGAGCCTGCCGCATGTGAAATCAAGAATGATACCATTCGCATTACCACCGCTCCGAAGACCGACCTCTGGCAGCGCACCTACTATCACTTCCAGAACGACAATGCCCCAGTGCTTCAGATGAAGACGCGCGAGAAGTTTTTCAGCTTCGTGGTGAAGACTGACTTCACGGAGAGTCATCACCGCTTCGACCAATGTGGTATCGTGATGTATCTCGATAGCGAGAACTGGCTGAAGGGCTCGGTGGAATACGAGAACGAGGAGTTTCAGCATCTGGGCAGCGTAGCCACCAACAATGGCTACTCCGACTGGGCCACGACGGCCATTCCTGCCGATGTGAAGACCATGTGGTACCGCTTCTCGCGCCGCGAAGATGACTACTGCATCGAGTGCTCCGCCGACGGCGAGAAGTTCAGCCAGATGCGCATCTGCCACATGTATGCCGGTGCCGACGAGATCAGTTTTGGCATCTATGCCTGTTCGCCCGAGGAATCATCCTTCACGGCTGTATTCTCCGACATGAAGATTACCGAGTGCGCCTGGAAGGCCCACGACGGCCAGCAGCCAGATAAGAAATAG
- the thpR gene encoding RNA 2',3'-cyclic phosphodiesterase, with protein MRIFIAIRFTEAFKEPIFEAQDALRDNGVRGNFTLPENLHLTLAFIGETDKVDDIKAAVKEVFFVPFEIKTGRLGCFNGRSKVIWLGIDGEKKLKSIAADLRNNLDKRGIEYAQGRFQPHITLVRLPSCMPLDIDIEKASMTVNEISVMKSERINGKLVYTAL; from the coding sequence ATGAGAATATTTATAGCAATCAGGTTCACTGAAGCATTCAAGGAACCGATATTCGAGGCACAGGATGCCTTGCGTGACAATGGAGTGAGAGGCAACTTCACATTGCCTGAGAATTTGCACCTGACGTTAGCCTTTATAGGTGAGACTGACAAAGTGGATGACATCAAGGCAGCCGTGAAAGAAGTTTTTTTTGTTCCTTTTGAGATAAAGACTGGTAGACTTGGATGCTTTAATGGACGCAGTAAGGTGATATGGCTTGGTATTGACGGTGAAAAGAAACTGAAGTCGATAGCTGCAGATTTGAGAAATAATCTTGACAAAAGAGGTATTGAGTATGCTCAGGGTAGGTTCCAGCCCCACATCACACTCGTTCGCCTGCCATCTTGCATGCCTTTGGACATTGACATTGAGAAGGCAAGTATGACCGTTAATGAAATCTCCGTTATGAAATCCGAACGAATCAATGGCAAACTTGTCTATACAGCACTGTAA
- a CDS encoding DUF434 domain-containing protein translates to MKSVRRGYVDKDEELFAGAQRIKILSAANDARWLMNRGYSAESAITFSSNHYLLTSRQRMAIFRSILNDDDKATRQKKEILKPGSEVLVDGLNIIITLETALSHSLVLRGDDGVLRDVAGLHGTYRIIDKTEKAVELILQTLSCLGVRKATFILDKPVSNSGSLKQLILELSKNYNIDVDAELNMNPDLLFVDKENVISSDGPVLQRSFSWYNLNSMVIRRMIPDAWIFDFKYEE, encoded by the coding sequence ATGAAAAGTGTTAGAAGAGGCTACGTGGATAAGGACGAAGAGTTGTTTGCTGGCGCTCAAAGAATCAAGATTCTGAGTGCCGCGAATGATGCACGATGGCTGATGAATCGTGGCTATAGTGCAGAGTCAGCCATTACATTCTCCTCCAATCACTATCTTCTTACTTCGAGACAGAGGATGGCCATTTTCAGAAGCATTCTTAATGATGATGACAAGGCGACAAGACAGAAGAAGGAAATCCTAAAACCAGGTTCAGAGGTTTTAGTCGATGGGCTGAATATCATCATTACGTTGGAAACGGCTCTTTCACATAGTCTCGTTCTCCGTGGTGACGATGGCGTTTTGCGTGATGTAGCCGGGCTTCATGGCACCTATCGTATTATTGATAAGACGGAAAAGGCTGTAGAACTGATTCTGCAGACGCTTTCCTGTCTTGGTGTGAGGAAAGCGACATTCATTCTTGACAAACCTGTGTCAAATTCCGGCTCGTTGAAACAGTTGATTCTGGAGTTGTCGAAAAATTATAATATTGATGTGGATGCCGAACTCAACATGAATCCCGATCTGTTATTTGTGGACAAGGAGAATGTTATCAGCTCCGACGGTCCTGTACTACAAAGAAGTTTCAGTTGGTACAATCTAAACTCCATGGTTATAAGGAGGATGATTCCTGACGCATGGATCTTTGACTTTAAATATGAGGAATAA